Genomic window (Paenibacillus sp. 37):
TCCGGAGGGCAAACAGTTCACTCTCGATATGTTGACGGAAGGTAACGTGTTTGGAGAAATGAACGGAATCTCACTCGGAACACGCGCCGTTTATATCGAAACGATGGAGGAGTGTGATATTTGCCTGATGAACAAACAACGTTTTGAACAGTTTTTGATTGAACATCCACAATTTATGATGAGACTGATGAACGTACTAAGCGAGCGGATCAAGCAAATGAGTGAGTTGACACAGACGCTCGCACTCGGAAACCTGCATGAAAAGGTGCTACATAATCTCTTCCGCCTGGCTGAACAGATGGGATGGATCGAAGAAGATGAGTTCTGCAAGATTCAACTCGCACTTACCCATCAGGAGATTGCCTGGATGGCGGGGGCTACACGGGAATCGGTTACGATTGTCATGCAAGACTTGGCAAAAGCAGGTCGTATTCGTACCGGATTCAAATCGGTCTCCCTTCATCGTGACGAAATCGCTACCCTTCGGAAAATCACTGCCCACTTGTAAGATGCCTTACATCCCCTTTCTCCAGCAAGTTGTACTGTATAACTCATGATGCTATACAGCTAAGGAGGAATATACTGTTGAATGCTAAGCCAGATCTATTTATCCCTGAAGACGTTTTTCTTCGCAAAGGTGCCCGTAGAGCAACGGAGATCCCTGAGCATATCCGCAATTGGCTGCAAGCAGGACATATCGAATCTGTCAATCTGACCGAATGGCTGGCTGTAGATCATGTTTCTCTTTTTCAGAAGGTTACCCATGAATGGGGAATGGATACCGAAACCAGAGCAATTACAGAGCAGTTAACACAGATGGATGAGCAGCGAATCATGAAAATCATCCCGGCCATAGCCATGCAATGGCTTGATCTGTTGAATCGTCTAACCATGAATGAACAAACGGATCTCTTTCGTTCCATTGCAGAGCATCGTTCAGACAGTGTTCGCTGCTGGGCGGCTTATATCATTGGGCTGAATTCTGGTCTGAACCTGACTGAAAAGTTGAAGCATATTCGGCCCTTTGGAGCAGATCATCACTTTGGTGTAAGAGAAATCGCCTGGATGGCTGTACGGGAGTCCATCTCTGCCGAATTATCCTTAGCCCTGCAGCAGTTAATCCCATGGAGCGTTGACCCTGATCCACTGATCCGTCGCTTTGCCATAGAATCAATCAGACCTCGTGGCGTCTGGACCAAGCATATTCAGGAGTTAAAAGAAAATCCGGCCATGGCCCTTCCCTTGCTTGACGCGGTGAAATCCGATGCCCATAAGTATGTACAGGATTCGTTAAGTAACTGGCTGAACGACGCCAGCAAGACCAATCCAGAGTGGGTGCGGCAGGTCTGTGCCACTTGGACTCAGCAGTCGGATACACAATATACACGGCGAATCGTTAGACGTGCCACGCGAAGTCTTACATAAAAAAAGATGACCACCGCTTACTGGCAGTGGTCATCTTCTGCATAGGCATCCGCGTTTACATTCCTTTTGACAGGAATACCCTTTCCTCGGTAAATAGCCCAATAATGTTCCCTCTTATCATTAACTTACGCCTGAATCGCGTCCATCTGGCCTTCTTCTTCCGCTTCCAATCTGCGCATGCCTACCACCAGAACAATGATGTTAGCTACCAACAACACAGCCGGGAACGGAACAGCAGCGTATTGTGCATAGATCAGATGACTTCCCACGGCCCCAATCAGAATGAATGTCAGTATGCCTGAAGCCAGGATGCGAGTACGCGGAATCAGCAATCCTACTGCACTAAGCAACTCCGCAGCCCCGAGCAAATACATCGTCCATGTCGGATAAGAGAAACTTTCGAATGTCTGAATCATCATGTCTGCCCCACTAATCTTGTTAAACCCTGTCATGACGAAAACACCTGCTAACACAACCAGAAAAACGTAACCCAAAATCTTGTTCATGTGTATATCCTCCTGTAACAAATTATATGTTCCTACTATGTAATGATTATTTTTGCTGCCCATTGTAAAAAAAGAATCTATGTTAAAGTTCCCAAAGGTCACTCTGTTTTCAACCGTTCAGCCGAGTTTAATTTTCAGAATGGTACGCGTTCATATTATACGTATTATTTATCACCAACTTACTTTTGTGAAGTTAGTATATAATAATAATATAATTTCTTCAAGTAATTTTTCACTGTATGATGTATAATACATACAAAAGGTATGTTACAGTATATTTTGTAGTAACCCTCATTTACTTGGATGTCCTATATTCTTAAAGCGGCAGAAACCATGTCCTTTCATATACAACCTGCGAAGAAAATAATCATGAATCGAGGTGAACACGTTGAAGCTAAAAAAAGTAAAAGCACCAAGTCCCTGTATGATCACTCAAGCCATAGACATCATAGGAAAGAAGTGGGTACTGTTAATCATGTACCAACTGTTGTCCGGACCCAAACGGTTTACGGAGCTTGAAGCAGAGATGGCGATCAGTGGACGACTTTTATCGGAGCGTTTGAAGGAAATGGAGACAGAAGGTATCGTAACCCGACACATGTTTCCCGAGATACCTCCCCGTGTAGAGTATGAATTAACACCTAAAGGCAGAGCCATTGAACCTGTCATTGATCAGATCTACAGTTGGTCATCCGACTGGTTGAAACAGCAGAAATCCGAGTAGTTGAATTGCTGTTCAATAATCTCTACTCAACACAAATACGCCTGAATCGGGCCGATCTGCGGATCATTCCCTGATTCAGGCGTATTTATATTACGTTCAACTTTTATTAATGAGAGAGATATTTTGAAGGCTGAAGCTGTACCGGCAGACCGGAATCTGCCGATGCCAAGGCCGCCGTTGTAATCTCCTGTGTAAGGCAGGCATCCGCATAATCGGACAGAATTCGTGAACGGTCTCCCGTACGAAGGGCGTGAATGAACGCTTCATTCTCACGCTCGTATGGATTATGTCCTGCCGGAATCTCCAGACCTGCCATCGCATGTTTTGCCGCACTTGGCAGAAGCAAACGTTCTGGCGTCCAATCCCACACGCCTGCATCCGTGTAGAACTGGAGCCCTGCGCCGCCCTCTCCGTCTGGCAACAGACATGTATTGGCGATACTGGCAATCGCTCCACTTTCCAGCTTGAGCGTCACATTCGCCACATCTGCTACGGTCACATGCTCATGCTTCTCATGCATGCTTCGCTGAGCTGCTACAGCATATACCTCCGTAACTTCTCCTGCACAATACCGAAGCAAGTCTACAATATGTGTAGTCTGCTCTACGAATTGTCCTCCTGAACCGTCCTGACGCCGCCACCAGGCGACCCCTGGCATTCCGCCCATCCAGCGGCCAAGAGCCATGCCGACCGTCTGTTCTTTCATCGATTGCTGCAGGACCTGCGCGGCCTCCTGATAACGGAAATGGTATCCTACAGAGGTTAACAATCCGCTCTTTTGCACCTGATCCAACACCTGACGCGGAACATCCATTCCGGTGCTCAAAGGTTTCTCCACCAGGAATGGAATACCGCGGCGGATTAATTCGGACTCAATCGACCCGTGAGACATCGGAGGCACACAGATATACACCGCATCCAGCTTCTCACCATCCAGCATATGTTCAAGTTCCCCGTAACCAACTGCATCATAAACGGAGGCCATAGCCTCTGCCTTTTCGAGCGATGTTCCACAGACACTCGCAACACGAACACCTTCCATCCGTGCGAGAATATCCGCGTGTACCTTACTGAACCAGCCTGTTCCAATGATTCCGATCTGTAATGTCATGGATGTAATCCCCTCTCTATGTTACACGCTTACATGTTCCATTCGACTCTTGACCTTGAAATCCTGCCTCAGATTTTGCCGGATGCTTCCAGCAACAGCTGATCCAGTTCCTGTGTATGTTTAACCTCTTCCTCTTCAGACCAGTTCAAACGACCTGCCATATACGAGATAACCGCTGTTTTATAGCGACGAACTTCATCAATACGGAAGAATAAATCACCTGTTCTTCGTACCAAAAAGTCAGACGGGGTTACAGCCATCTCTTCATCAATCGCGTAAAGCAGCATCAGCAATAGCTCCTGTGGCATGCCATGAAGCTCGGACTTGGTGCGTGGATCGGGCATTCGCTCATACAGTGCCTCCACATTGGAACCATACGTGCGAACCAGCCGCTCCGCAGCAGGTCGGGCAAGCCCGAGGGCAACACCGTCCTTGATCTTGCGCTCCGCATACGATACAAATCCAGCCGATCCCCCTACGTCACCGCCGGAGATGGGCATCTTCTTCGTTACACAAGGGCCTATGGAATGCCCACTCTCCTGCTCCATCTGGCGTGCGACCAGATCAACAACCATCTCGGCCATTTTACGGTATCCGGTTAACTTGCCCCCGGCAATCGTAATCAGATTGGAATCGGATACCCAGACTTCATCTTTACGTGAAATTTCGGAAGGATTCTTGCCTTCCTCATGAATGAGTGGACGTACACCGGCCCATCCGGATTCCACGTCCTCGGTACCAATGTGTACATCTGGAAACATGCCGTTGACTGCATCGATCACATAATCGCGATCTGAGTCGGAAATTTGCGGGTGTGCAGGATCATCCTGATATACAGTGTCGGTTGTTCCTACATAGGTTTTGCCATCACGTGGGACAGCGAATACCATTCGACCATCTGGTGTATCAAAATAGACAGCCTGCCTCAATGGGAATCGTTCACCATCAAAGACCAAATGAATGCCTTTGGTCATCTGTAGCGTTTTCCCCTTGCGCGAACCATCCAATTCCCGCAGCCCATCCACCCAGGGGCCGGAAGCGTTGATCACCTTGCTTGCTTTTAGCGTATATATCTGCCCATCGATCTGATCCCTAGCTTCAATACCTGTAATCTTGCCATTCTCCTTCAGGAAATCTTTCGCCTTGACGTAGTTCACTGCCTGTGCCCCACGTTTGACAGCTTCTTTCAACACTTCTATGGTGAGCCTGGCATCATCAGTCCGGTACTCCACATAGAGTCCACCACCCAACAACCCCTGTTTGCGTAATAAAGGTTCACTGTCTGACACCGCTCCAGCATTCAACATTTGGCGCCGTTCACTGCGCTTCACCCCGGCGAGCCGATCATACACCATCAGTCCAATGGATGTGCTGAAGCGGCCGAACGTGCCAGCCGTATAGATCGGTAACAACATCGGTTCCGGTGTGGTCACATGTGGCCCATTTTCATAAACTACAGCCCGCTCCCGTCCTACCTCAGCAACCATCTTCACTTCATATTGCTTCAAATATCGTAATCCGCCATGGACAAGCTTGGTCGAACGACTGGATGTACCTGCTGCAAAATCCTGCATTTCTACAAGCGCCGTCTTCAATCCACGGGAAGCTGCGTCCAATGCAATCCCTGCGCCTGTAATTCCACCACCAATAATTAATACGTCAAAATGTACATTCGCCATGTTTTGCAAATATTCGGTCCGGTATGCTGACGAGAACGTTTCTGTCATTCTTGAACCTCCTATTGATTTTCTCAACTTTTCCGTAAAAAAAACAAAAAAAGGACCACGTCATTCGCTCAGCAATTGCTGAGCGGCACGTGGTCCCTCCCGATCTCCAGACATCATTTTTTAACTTGTGCCTTTATCCTATCACAGATTTTTGACGGCGTGAAGTCCTGAAATGACACATTATTCAAAAAAAATTCAAAAAGTTGTTCTGCCAAAGGATGGAATTTCAAATGAATCCACTAACCTTGTTTTTTTCCTTATAGTGGGTATGGATTTTGCCTTCTCCAGGAAGAATAACCCTGTAAATCATGCATCATTTTCCACCAGTAAATATCATTTATAACATATGTTTAGTTAAAAAGTACAAATACCCACACCAAGAAATATTCATTTCATTTCTTTTATTTAAAAGCCATTGCTGCGTTCACTGCACGTTTCCAGCCTGCATACAGTTCTGTCCGTTGTTGCTCAGCCATAACAGGCTTGAAGACACGCTCCGTATTCTCATGATCCGTCAATTCATCCGCACTCGTCCAATATCCAACCGCCAATCCTGCCAGATAAGCCGCACCCAATGCAGTCGTTTCATTCACCGTTGGGCGTTCGACAGGAATGCCCAGAATATCACTCTGGAACTGCATGAGAAAATCATTCGCCGCCGCTCCTCCATCCACACGCAGAGCATGCACGGGAATACCCGAGTCGGATTCCATGGCCTCCAGTACATCTTTGGTCTGATACGCCAACGCCTCAAGCGTAGCACGGATAAAGTGTTCCTTCGTCGTTCCTCGGGTCAGGCCAAACACCGCACCCTTAACCTCACTATCCCAATATGGACTGCCCAGTCCCACAAAGGCAGGTACCATATAAACGCCATCTGTGGAAGGCACACGTGAGGCGTAATCCTCGCTGTCTTTTGAAGAGCGAAGCATTCTTAATCCGTCACGCAGCCACTGAACCGCTGAACCTGCAACAAAAATGCTGCCTTCGAGCGCATATTCAACCTTGCCATTCATCCCCCAGGCAATCGTCGTAATCAGTCCGTGATTGGATTGTACCGGGTTCTCTCCCGTATTCATAAGCATGAAACAACCGGTACCATATGTATTTTTCATACTGCCCTTGGTGTAACAGCCCTGACCAAACATCGCTGCCTGTTGATCTCCTGCTGCTCCCGCGATCGGAATCCGATGACCGAAGAAATGATAATCTGTTGTGTGTGCATACACCTCGGATGAACCCCGTACCTCTGGCAGCATGGCCTTAGGAATGCCGAGGATAGCCAACAATTCGTCATCCCATTGCAGATCATAGATGTTATAGATCAAGGTACGTGAGGCATTGGATATATCCGTGACATGTGTACCCCCGCTCAGTTTCCAGATTAACCAGCTATCAATCGTGCCAAAGAGCAATTCACCCTTCTCGGCCCGCTCCCGGGCACCAGGGACATGATCCAGAATCCACTTCACCTTTGTTCCCGAGAAGTAGGGATCGATCAGTAATCCTGTTTTACGGCGGAAAAGGTCCCCGAGACCCTGCGTCTTCAATTTTTCACAGATATCTGCGGTCTGTCTGGATTGCCAAACCACTGCATTATAGATGGGTCTGCCTGTTTCTTTGTCCCATACCACAACAGTCTCACGTTGATTCGTAATTCCAATTCCGGCAATCTGAACAGGTTTGATTCCGCTCTCTGCCAGACATGAAGCCATCACGGCAAGAATGGAACTCCAGATTTCGTTGGCATTCTGCTCTACCCAGCCCGGTTTGGGGAAATACTGGGGGAATTCCTGCTGTGCAATGTGCACAATCTCTCCGCCACGGTTAAACAGAATAGCTCGGGAGCTTGTCGTTCCCTGATCCAGAGCCAATATATATTTTTCCATACAGCCAACCTCCTGTTGTGGGTTATTTTTTAATTTGTAAGCGATTTCTCAAAATGTCGGATCAGCTCTGCGTTGGATGTGGTCACTGCCGTAGCCCCGACGCCAAGCGCAAATTCAACCTCTTCAGGTGAACGGATCAATCCCCCCGCAATAATGGGTATCCCTGTACGCACAGATACTTCCGCAATAATATGCGGAATGACGCCAGGTAATACTTCAATGTAATCAGGTTGGGTTTTGGCCAGCAACAGATAACTTTTCTCCAGTGCATGGGTATCCAGCAGAAACACACGCTGAATGGCTGTGATGCCTTTCTGCTTCGCCTTCTGGATGACACTTGCCCTAGTCGAAATCAGTCCTGCCGGGCGAATGTGCTGACACAGATACTCTGCCGCGTACTCATCGTTTTTTAATCCCTGTACCAGATCTGCATGCAAAAGTATCTTTTTGTCATACCGCCGCGCCTCATCCATTACACTCTGAAGCTGTGCAATATGCGTTTCCAGCATCACCCCATAGGTATAAGGGCCTTCAATGATCGCTTCAAACTGCTTCATGCTCTTCGCAGCAGGCAATATACGTTGTCCCTCAAATGGCACCTTGGTTCCTCCCGCATTCATCAGATGACTATATTGTATAATCCGCACTGTCGGAACGGCAAGCCATTCCATGAATCAGGGAAACCTGATCGCTACCCTGTCATCCATGCAAAAAAGCCGCTGTATACTTCTCCATAGCGGAGAGTACAACAACGGCTAATCAGCTAATCGTATATGTTCAATGAATAAAGATTAAGCCTGCGCATGCGGAAGCAGCGTCTCTGCCCCAGCCCAGCCATCACTTTCCGCCAAGTGACCAGAACGGTTCACTTTCGTTTGCAGATATTTCTCGTTGAATGCAGAGCGATCTCCCCACAGTGGGACACGTCCGCCCACATTCAATCCTGCTTCCTGCAAAGCAGCCAGCTTCCGTGGATTGTTCGTGATCAATGTAACCGGTGCGGAGCGAAGTGCACGCAGCACAGAAATCGCATCGTCATAATTACGAGCATCGTCCGTGAATCCGAGCTGCAAGTTCGCATCTACCGTGTCCAGACCTTCTTCTTGCAAAATGTACGCCATGGCTTTGCTGAACAGACCGATGCCACGGCCTTCATGATTCGCAAGATAGAACAGTGCACCCGCTCCGTGAGCGGCGATCATTTTCATGGATTGCTCCAATTGGAAGCCACAATCACAACGCTTGCTGCCAAAGATGTCGCCTGTATGACAGATGCTATGCATCCGGATCAGCGCTTCTTGTGCTTCAGCAAAGTCACCGTACACCAGAACACTGGATTGTTGACGCTCTGCTAGTTCAGCCTCAGCAAGGGATTCGATTAACTCGCCGCTCTCCATCGCTTTGTCCGATTTCATCCAGCTGTACCACTGGAATGTCTTGGTCTCCCCATCGAGGTTAACCGGAAGCTTGATTGGTCCCACCAGGTATATAAACTCTTTTCCACTCGGAAAAGTCTGAATTTTAGGGGCAAGCAGTTGAATAATATGTGAATTGATCATTGTCGTTCCTCCTGTTTAGGCCAACTTGTATGTTGATTGATTCGCACCCAGCGTGAAAATGGATCACTTGGATGTTATATAGTACGCATCTATATTATTCTCATCATCATTAGTTACTTTATGTAAGTTAGTTTAGAATAAAAATTATAATGTGTCAAGTAACTTTTATTTTTAAAGTAACTACCCAATTTATGTTACGCAACGGACACAAATATGTGTTTCATTTCAGGAATATTGGGTATGAGTTTATAAACTGCTCATACACTAATGTTGTAGTCCAAAGCACTTCATGCCTCGAACTTAACGATGAGGGGGTAATGCACATGATCCGCCGGAAAAGAACATGCTGGACAGCCATACTGATAGTCTGCGTCCTGCTCATAAGCGGATGCTCCATCTGGCCCGGACAGGACGATTCAGCGAACAACAAAAAGGTAACGCTTACATTATGGTACTGGAACCGTTCCATTGATGATAAGTTGATTGCCAGGGCTAAGGAAAAGTTCCCCAACATTGAACTGACAGCTCAGAAAATCGGCGGTGATTTCAAAGCAAAGCTCAAAACAACACTCGCTGCACGCTCAGGTGAACCAGACATTGTGGCATTGAACGACTGGATCATGGAGCTATTCCCCAGTGAGGACCGTTTCTATAATCTGTATGATCTTGGCGCTGGAGATATTGAAAGCCAGTATCTGCCGTGGAAATGGAAGCAAGGCGTTACGCCGAGTGGACAGATGATCGGGTTCCCGATGGATACGGGGCCAACCGCTCTCTTTTACCGAGAAGATCTGTTCAAGGAAGCCGGATTACCATCTGATCCCGAGGACGTTACACGTCAGATTAACAGCTGGGATGCTTATGCTGCTGCCGGAGAGAAGATCAAGGAAAAATTCGGAGGCAAGGTATTTCTGACCGATAACATTGGAAGCGTTTACAACCAAGTGTTGTCACAAGGCGCTGAACGTTATTTCCGTCCAGATGGTTCATTCATCGGCATGGATTCTGCTCTGGTGCGAACAAGCTGGGATACATCCATAGCTTTCAAAGAGAAGGGACTGCTTGCCAATGCGGACGGCTGGACTCCAGGCTGGAACGCAGCGATGAATAACGGTGAAGTCGCCTCGTTCGTGGGTGCTGTCTGGATGAAGCAAGTGCTTCAGGAAGCTGCACCGGATACATCCGGGAAGTGGCGGGTAGCTCGGGCTCCGGGAGGGGATGGCAACAACGGGGGATCATTCCTGTCCATCCTGAAGTCGAGTGAACATCCTCAGGAAGCCTTTGAACTGGTTCGCTGGCTGCAAAGTCCCGAAAATCAACTGGAGCAATATCAGACATTGAACCTGTTCCCTTCCGCACCAGGTGTATTTGATGATCCTGCCATGAAAGAAAAAGAACCTTTCTTCGGCGGACAGGCGACAGGGCCTGTATTTGCCGAATCGGCACAGGAGGTGCCGGATGCTTTCTTTGGCGAAAGATACCCATCCGTACACAACATTATCACCCGACGGCTGAATGATGTGGCGAAGCAAAATGCCGATCCACAGCAGGTCTGGACAGATACGGTACACCGCGTCGAGCGGGAATTGCAGCGTTAACCTGAAGAACGTGTGGTTTCGTTATCCGCAAAGGAGGAATTCATATGGCTGTAACTGAACCTCGTCTTACTCCCGATCCCGGAAATGCAAGACCTGATCTGGATCGGCAGAAGTCACTATGGGCGAGAATGTGGGAGCATCGTGCACTTTATGTTGCGATATCGCCGTTTTATATTCTGTTTGCGGTATTTGGCCTGTTCCCGATTGGATTCTCACTCTATCTGGCTTTTCATAAATGGGATGGCATCGGTGTCATGACGTACAACGGGTTCAACAACTTCAAATACATGCTGACCGATGCCGAGTTCTGGCAAGCCGTGGGCAACACGTTCATGATCTGGATCTATTCGACGATTCCGATGCTCTTCTTCGCGCTGATTATTGCCTTTCTGCTGCATGCACCATTTGTGAAGTTCCGTACATTATTTCGGGTCGGTTATTTCCTGCCAAACGTCACGTCCATCGTAGCGGTAGCCATTATCTTCGGTGCTTTATTTGCCAACAATTATGGCTTTCTCAATTATCTGTTGCAGTCGGTCGGGCTACCTGTTGTGGAATGGCTTAATGCACCATGGGGCATCAAAGTCGCAATCTCCTCCATGGTGGTCTGGCGCTGGACCGGATATAACGCCGTCATCTATCTGGCCGGACTTCAAAGTATTCCGCAGACATTATACGAAGCGGCCAAGATTGACGGCGCATCAGCGATACAGTCCTTTTTCCGAATTACAATTCCGATGCTGCGTCCTGTGATCCTGTTTACAGTCATTACATCAACGATAGGCGGAATGCAGCTGTTCACCGAGCCGCAAGTATTGGTAGGTAATGATGGCGGCGCTGGTGCAGCAGGCATGACGATTGTATTGTACCTCTACCGTGAATCCTTCATTAACAATTACTTCGGCTATGGCGCTGCCGTTGGTTGGGGCATGTTCCTCATTATCGCCCTGTTCTCGATTGTGAACTGGAAGCTTGTTCAAGGCAAATCATCCTGATGTGATAAGGGGGAGCGCTCATGGCGACCAAACACCTCAAATCGCTGGTGTTGTATACCGGTCTTATCGGGGGCATGCTCATATCCATGTTCCCGTTCTATTGGCTGATTGTAATGTCTACCCGGACAACGTCCGATATCTACAAGTTCCCACCGCAGCTCTGGTTCGGGGGTGAGCTATGGAATAATATTACGCGGGTATTGCAGCAAATTGATTTCTGGGGCGCCTTTCTGAATACGTTGTTTGTGTCGGGCCTCGTGACCATACTTGTACTGTTTTTTGACTCACTGGCGGGGTTTGCGTTTGCCAAGTTTGAATTTCCCGGCAAAAAATGGCTCTTCATCCTGCTGCTCGCGACCATGATGGTACCTTCCCAGCTGTCGCTGGTGCCTTCCTTCGTACTGATGGCAACGTTCGGTTGGGTCGGTTCCTTCAAAGCTCTCATTATTCCCGGCATGGTGAACGCCTTCGGCATCTTCTGGATTCGCCAGTATGCGACAGAGTCGATTCCAAACGATCTGCTGGATGCAGGCCGCATCGACGGCTGTAATTTCTTCCGGCTCTATTGGAACGTAGCGCTGCCAATTCTGCGACCTGCCTTTGCTTTCCTCGGCGCGTTCACTTTTATCGGGGTATGGAATGATTATCTGTGGCCTTTGATCGTCCTGACGGATGAACGCAAATATACGTTGCAGATTGCGTTGTCTCAATTAAACGGACTGTATAACACAGACTATGCGATGGTCATCGCAGGTACGTTGCTTGCCGTCATTCCACTCATCGTTATGTTCCTGTTCATCAGCCGCCAGTTTATTTCGGATATTGCCGCAGGGGCAGTGAAGGACTAAGGTTGTGGCATTTTGATCCATCCCTCAAGTCTGATATTCTTATCTGTAGATGAAATAACAGATGTCATATAAGTTGGATGAATAGCGCCACGTGCACGAAGGGGACAGAAAGAGCCTGAAGAAATGGAGTTAAAAGCTTTCCAGAGGAAAGCTACTTCGAAAGCATATGCTTCGCATTTACGCGATCGGAAGGCTTTCTGTACCCGAAGTGTTAACGTGTAACAGCATTCTTTCACTTATATATTTAAGAAAGAGGGATGACAAAATGGCTTCTTCACCCTATATGATCGGCGTAGATATCGGCACGACCTCCACCAAGGCCGTCTTGTTCGAACAGAACGGAACCATTGTGGCTCAAGGCAGTGCCGATTATCCGTTGCACACCCCCACACCTGCGATTGCGGAGCAGGATGCGGAAGATATTTTCAAAGCAGTCATTGAATCCGTTAAACAGGCCACGTCCAAAGCGGGAGTGAAGCCAGAGGACATCCTGTTTTTATCCTTCAGTTCAGCCATGCACAGTATTCTGCCAGTCGATCAACACGGCAAACCGCTGATGCGAGCCATGACATGGGCAGATAATCGCAGTGCCGAGTGGACCGAAGCACTCAAATCCGAGATGAATGGCCACGAAATCTATCTGAGAACAGGTACGCCCATTCATCCGATGTCCCCACTCACCAAGATCATGTGGCTCACTCGGGATCAACCGGAACTGTTCAGACAGACGTACAAATTCATATCCATGAAAGAATATGTGTTCTATAAATTATTTTCTGAATACGTCATTGACCACTCGATGGCCTCCGCCACCGGACTCATGAATCTGGAGAAACTCGACTGGGATGCAGAAGCACTGCATGTGGCGGGCATTACGCCGGAACACCTGTCCCGATTGGTCCCAACCACACATGTGCTGAAACATGGATTGCACCCGGAGTACGCCAAGGAGATGGGCATTGCGGTCACCACACCGTTTGTCATCGGGGCCAGTGATGGTGTACTCTCCAATCTGGGCGTGAACGCCATTGATCCGGGCGTCGTGGCCGTGACCATTGGTACCAGTGGGGCGATTCGCACAGTCGTAGATAAACCGGTGACCGATCCAAAAGGACGCTTCTTCTGTTATGCGCTCACGGAGGATGCCTGGGTCATTGGCGGACCAGTCAATAACGGCGGTGTTATTTTCCGCTGGATTCGGGACGAGTTTGCGGCTTCCGAGGTGGAGACTGCGAAAAGACTTGGTATCGATCCGTATGAGGTGCTCACTCGTGTTGCAGAAAATGTACCTCCGGGTTCGGAGGGTCTCTTGTTCCATCCGTACATGACAGGTGAGCGGGCTCCGCTCTGGAATCCGAACGCACGGGGTTCGTTCTTCGGCCTGACGCTACATCATAAGAAAGAACATATGATTCGCGCTGCGCTCGAAGGTGTGTTGTTTAACCTGTACACGGTCATGCTGGCGATTGAAGAAAAGATCGGTCGTCCAAAAAAAATTCAGGCAACTGGCGGCTTCGCCCGCTCTGAGTTGTGGCGCCAGATGATGGCCGATATTTTCGATCAGGATGTCATCATCCCCGAAAGTAT
Coding sequences:
- a CDS encoding winged helix-turn-helix transcriptional regulator; amino-acid sequence: MITQAIDIIGKKWVLLIMYQLLSGPKRFTELEAEMAISGRLLSERLKEMETEGIVTRHMFPEIPPRVEYELTPKGRAIEPVIDQIYSWSSDWLKQQKSE
- a CDS encoding DoxX family protein, which codes for MNKILGYVFLVVLAGVFVMTGFNKISGADMMIQTFESFSYPTWTMYLLGAAELLSAVGLLIPRTRILASGILTFILIGAVGSHLIYAQYAAVPFPAVLLVANIIVLVVGMRRLEAEEEGQMDAIQA
- a CDS encoding Gfo/Idh/MocA family protein produces the protein MTLQIGIIGTGWFSKVHADILARMEGVRVASVCGTSLEKAEAMASVYDAVGYGELEHMLDGEKLDAVYICVPPMSHGSIESELIRRGIPFLVEKPLSTGMDVPRQVLDQVQKSGLLTSVGYHFRYQEAAQVLQQSMKEQTVGMALGRWMGGMPGVAWWRRQDGSGGQFVEQTTHIVDLLRYCAGEVTEVYAVAAQRSMHEKHEHVTVADVANVTLKLESGAIASIANTCLLPDGEGGAGLQFYTDAGVWDWTPERLLLPSAAKHAMAGLEIPAGHNPYERENEAFIHALRTGDRSRILSDYADACLTQEITTAALASADSGLPVQLQPSKYLSH
- a CDS encoding glycerol-3-phosphate dehydrogenase/oxidase; protein product: MTETFSSAYRTEYLQNMANVHFDVLIIGGGITGAGIALDAASRGLKTALVEMQDFAAGTSSRSTKLVHGGLRYLKQYEVKMVAEVGRERAVVYENGPHVTTPEPMLLPIYTAGTFGRFSTSIGLMVYDRLAGVKRSERRQMLNAGAVSDSEPLLRKQGLLGGGLYVEYRTDDARLTIEVLKEAVKRGAQAVNYVKAKDFLKENGKITGIEARDQIDGQIYTLKASKVINASGPWVDGLRELDGSRKGKTLQMTKGIHLVFDGERFPLRQAVYFDTPDGRMVFAVPRDGKTYVGTTDTVYQDDPAHPQISDSDRDYVIDAVNGMFPDVHIGTEDVESGWAGVRPLIHEEGKNPSEISRKDEVWVSDSNLITIAGGKLTGYRKMAEMVVDLVARQMEQESGHSIGPCVTKKMPISGGDVGGSAGFVSYAERKIKDGVALGLARPAAERLVRTYGSNVEALYERMPDPRTKSELHGMPQELLLMLLYAIDEEMAVTPSDFLVRRTGDLFFRIDEVRRYKTAVISYMAGRLNWSEEEEVKHTQELDQLLLEASGKI
- a CDS encoding Crp/Fnr family transcriptional regulator codes for the protein MDKILYLSQFDLMSSLSEADLIEMDGMTSITTIPKNRQIQTPDTFAEGFYFVKRGKVRLYTLNPEGKQFTLDMLTEGNVFGEMNGISLGTRAVYIETMEECDICLMNKQRFEQFLIEHPQFMMRLMNVLSERIKQMSELTQTLALGNLHEKVLHNLFRLAEQMGWIEEDEFCKIQLALTHQEIAWMAGATRESVTIVMQDLAKAGRIRTGFKSVSLHRDEIATLRKITAHL
- a CDS encoding DNA alkylation repair protein → MNAKPDLFIPEDVFLRKGARRATEIPEHIRNWLQAGHIESVNLTEWLAVDHVSLFQKVTHEWGMDTETRAITEQLTQMDEQRIMKIIPAIAMQWLDLLNRLTMNEQTDLFRSIAEHRSDSVRCWAAYIIGLNSGLNLTEKLKHIRPFGADHHFGVREIAWMAVRESISAELSLALQQLIPWSVDPDPLIRRFAIESIRPRGVWTKHIQELKENPAMALPLLDAVKSDAHKYVQDSLSNWLNDASKTNPEWVRQVCATWTQQSDTQYTRRIVRRATRSLT